A region of Micromonospora chokoriensis DNA encodes the following proteins:
- a CDS encoding NBR1-Ig-like domain-containing protein, whose protein sequence is MKDQRAATDGVPDRSAAGGFAEQLRALRSAAGDPSFRKMAGRSGRISHTTLHEAAAGTRFPSWETTREFVRACEADEAQWRRRWEEAQRPASADGTPDADPASDVAAAGSDVAESADADTEPAATGAETAGDPEPSTRHARSVPGDALSSAEYRSDLRVAGYPPVEEDAAAPRSRSPWLAAAAVVMVVAIVAVLGVTLRDLSSPDDGDTPAAPASSASPPSPSPSSSAFSDSLIAGDSSTFVADVTIPDGTRVKVNSQFVKVWALANVGKVVWHNRYLARTNPTADADGCQVPDRVAIGDTPPGEQVMISVPVTAPSSPGKCWVSWKMVDENGQEFFPTRRPVYFMVTVVA, encoded by the coding sequence ATGAAGGACCAGCGCGCCGCAACGGATGGAGTTCCGGACCGATCGGCCGCCGGTGGGTTCGCCGAACAGTTGCGGGCACTGCGATCCGCGGCCGGTGACCCGTCCTTCCGCAAGATGGCCGGTCGGTCGGGCCGGATCTCGCACACGACGTTGCACGAGGCCGCCGCCGGGACCAGGTTCCCCTCCTGGGAGACCACCCGGGAGTTCGTCCGAGCCTGCGAGGCGGACGAGGCCCAGTGGCGACGGCGGTGGGAGGAGGCGCAGCGGCCGGCCTCGGCCGACGGCACCCCGGACGCCGACCCCGCGTCGGACGTCGCCGCGGCCGGGTCCGACGTCGCCGAGTCGGCGGACGCCGACACCGAGCCCGCCGCGACCGGCGCCGAGACCGCCGGCGACCCGGAACCGTCGACGAGGCACGCGCGGTCGGTGCCGGGTGACGCCCTGTCCTCGGCGGAGTATCGGAGCGACCTACGGGTCGCCGGGTACCCACCGGTCGAGGAGGACGCCGCAGCGCCCCGGAGCCGTTCGCCGTGGCTGGCCGCCGCAGCGGTGGTGATGGTGGTGGCGATCGTCGCCGTGCTGGGCGTGACCCTGCGGGACCTGTCGTCGCCGGACGACGGGGACACGCCCGCGGCACCGGCGTCGTCCGCCTCGCCGCCGTCACCGTCACCGTCGTCGTCGGCGTTCTCGGACTCGTTGATCGCCGGCGACTCGAGCACGTTCGTCGCGGACGTCACCATCCCCGACGGTACGCGGGTGAAGGTGAACAGCCAGTTCGTGAAGGTGTGGGCCCTCGCGAACGTGGGGAAGGTCGTGTGGCACAACCGTTATCTGGCGCGGACGAACCCGACCGCCGACGCGGACGGTTGCCAGGTGCCGGATCGGGTGGCGATCGGCGACACGCCGCCCGGCGAGCAGGTGATGATCAGCGTTCCGGTCACCGCGCCGAGCAGTCCCGGGAAGTGCTGGGTGAGTTGGAAGATGGTCGACGAGAACGGGCAGGAGTTCTTCCCCACCCGCCGACCGGTGTACTTCATGGTCACCGTCGTCGCCTGA
- a CDS encoding peptidoglycan-binding domain-containing protein: MRRPWLSVGLAALCVAASVPVHASAATPDATAQRSVTTAALPVVNMEVTVLAAQIDPRRPDNTLTPGAKSSVLAVEQALQARNLLDAQWVDGYFGTVTISAYAAYQRSLGYTGLAANGLPGTTSLTKLGQNRYTVGNPIGPGAKVQRDGQVVNARTQAMLAEAQRLLGFALVLEQGSYNPGGDPTSAGTHDGGGVVDTAVTGMTAARRTAVARALRQVGFAAWVRNPSQGDWPWHIHATAINDTDLSSQAQHQVGDYYLGLNGLANQGPDDGPRIPIRTWEQYQRGQ, encoded by the coding sequence GTGCGCCGTCCCTGGTTGTCCGTCGGGCTCGCCGCGCTCTGTGTGGCAGCGAGCGTCCCGGTCCACGCATCGGCCGCGACACCCGACGCCACCGCCCAGCGCTCCGTCACCACCGCGGCGCTGCCGGTGGTGAACATGGAGGTCACCGTCCTGGCCGCCCAGATCGACCCGCGCCGTCCCGACAACACGCTCACCCCGGGCGCGAAGAGTTCCGTGCTCGCCGTCGAGCAGGCGCTCCAGGCCCGCAACCTGCTCGACGCGCAGTGGGTCGACGGCTACTTCGGCACCGTCACCATCTCGGCGTACGCGGCCTACCAGCGCTCGCTCGGATACACCGGCCTCGCCGCGAACGGGCTGCCCGGCACGACGTCGCTGACCAAGCTCGGGCAGAACCGGTACACCGTCGGCAACCCGATCGGCCCGGGCGCCAAGGTGCAGCGCGACGGGCAGGTCGTCAACGCCCGTACGCAAGCGATGCTGGCCGAGGCCCAACGTCTGCTCGGGTTCGCCCTGGTGCTCGAACAGGGCTCGTACAACCCGGGGGGTGACCCGACCTCGGCCGGCACCCATGACGGTGGTGGCGTGGTGGACACCGCGGTCACCGGCATGACCGCCGCCCGGCGCACCGCGGTGGCCCGAGCCCTCCGCCAGGTCGGCTTCGCCGCCTGGGTGCGTAACCCGAGCCAGGGTGACTGGCCGTGGCACATCCACGCCACGGCGATCAACGACACGGACCTGTCCAGCCAGGCGCAGCACCAGGTCGGGGACTACTACCTCGGCCTGAACGGCCTGGCCAACCAGGGCCCGGACGACGGCCCACGGATCCCGATCAGGACCTGGGAGCAGTACCAGCGCGGGCAGTGA